Proteins from a genomic interval of Chryseobacterium indologenes:
- a CDS encoding tail fiber domain-containing protein codes for MKNSIFLQKNYSAMFILCLFGTVSMSSSMYSQAGKIGINTVNPKATLDINAKTDGSSQAEGLLIPRLTGDQIQTMTSNIQPGTESLMIYATAAPASPTSKVSKITQPGYYFWNGNNWESVGINSNIYTADGSITTPLAARNVDLNGKNLVFSGNGSVGIGTAPSASAKLDVAGTIKASAIDYNSDERLKQNITDIESSEGSLLKLRPVTYFWNEAGKKKGGNAQLQYGLIAQEVEKFLPNIVSTDHEGYKSVNYNELIPLLLKTVQEQDKKIGELQREMQLMKKSK; via the coding sequence ATGAAAAACTCTATTTTTTTGCAGAAAAATTATTCTGCAATGTTCATCTTATGCCTTTTCGGCACTGTTTCTATGAGCTCATCCATGTACTCTCAAGCTGGTAAAATAGGTATTAATACGGTAAATCCCAAAGCAACTTTGGATATCAATGCCAAAACAGATGGTTCTTCGCAAGCTGAGGGTCTCCTGATTCCCCGCCTCACCGGAGATCAGATTCAGACCATGACCTCCAATATACAGCCGGGAACCGAATCACTGATGATTTATGCAACTGCCGCCCCCGCCTCTCCTACTTCAAAAGTATCAAAAATAACGCAACCGGGCTATTATTTCTGGAACGGTAACAATTGGGAGAGTGTAGGGATAAATTCTAATATTTACACGGCAGATGGCAGTATTACCACTCCTTTGGCAGCAAGAAATGTTGATCTCAACGGTAAAAATCTTGTTTTTTCAGGTAACGGAAGTGTCGGAATCGGAACAGCTCCTTCAGCTTCGGCAAAACTGGATGTAGCGGGGACCATAAAAGCCAGTGCGATTGATTACAATTCTGATGAAAGACTGAAACAAAATATTACGGACATAGAATCGTCGGAAGGATCATTATTAAAGTTAAGACCTGTCACCTATTTCTGGAATGAGGCCGGAAAAAAGAAAGGAGGAAATGCTCAGCTCCAGTATGGTCTGATTGCCCAGGAAGTTGAAAAATTCCTGCCTAATATCGTTAGCACAGATCATGAAGGCTACAAATCCGTAAATTACAATGAGCTGATTCCGTTGCTTCTAAAAACGGTTCAGGAACAAGATAAAAAAATCGGAGAATTACAAAGAGAGATGCAATTGATGAAAAAGTCAAAATAA
- a CDS encoding T9SS type A sorting domain-containing protein, with product MKKIILSSVLFLTQLATAQTMVWGNTFDTPADLQGWSFHDLNNNNNGWIQGQNIYHNGTDMVYGAAGVLRHSISLLPNGSAAGFTTENDWIISPPIDLTNAGGVVTLVASIGRQRTTHTIVGRDLYIFVSTPQKEVPALSDFQAMTVDGSGNDLPSPYKIQVGGSTNPFPADLTQFVENQVDLSAFAGKKIYIGMWSNRKPSGNNIQNINIDEMAIYATAFLGTKDVKKNKNLTQIAENPVKETLKLKLNPAFKESTAIVAIYNAAGQKVINVQYAQSIHIGELSAGSYIAEITDGNTVERLKFIKK from the coding sequence ATGAAAAAAATAATTTTATCATCTGTCCTGTTTTTAACTCAGCTGGCTACAGCACAAACCATGGTGTGGGGGAATACTTTTGATACTCCGGCTGATCTTCAGGGATGGTCTTTCCATGATTTGAATAACAATAACAACGGATGGATTCAGGGGCAGAATATTTATCACAACGGAACAGATATGGTATATGGTGCTGCCGGTGTCCTTCGTCATTCAATAAGTCTCTTACCAAACGGAAGTGCGGCAGGATTTACTACGGAAAATGACTGGATCATTTCTCCTCCTATTGATCTGACAAATGCCGGTGGAGTAGTTACTCTTGTTGCTTCTATCGGAAGACAGAGAACGACTCACACTATCGTGGGACGTGATCTGTATATCTTCGTAAGTACACCTCAAAAAGAAGTTCCTGCACTGTCTGATTTCCAGGCAATGACGGTAGACGGATCTGGAAATGATCTTCCAAGTCCTTACAAAATACAGGTAGGAGGCTCTACGAATCCTTTCCCTGCCGACCTTACTCAATTTGTAGAGAATCAGGTGGATCTTTCCGCTTTTGCAGGGAAGAAAATTTATATCGGAATGTGGTCAAACAGAAAGCCTTCCGGTAATAATATTCAAAATATCAATATTGATGAAATGGCTATTTATGCCACAGCATTTTTAGGAACAAAGGATGTAAAAAAGAATAAAAATTTAACACAGATAGCAGAAAATCCGGTAAAAGAAACTTTGAAATTAAAGCTTAATCCGGCCTTTAAAGAAAGTACAGCGATCGTAGCCATTTACAATGCTGCAGGGCAGAAAGTCATTAATGTTCAATATGCTCAATCTATTCATATCGGAGAATTGTCTGCGGGAAGTTACATCGCAGAAATTACCGATGGGAACACCGTTGAACGTTTGAAATTTATTAAAAAATAA
- a CDS encoding MarR family transcriptional regulator: protein MKTIEKEFFNTFTDFQCLILAHMNRGDINGVTATHYNIIEFLMRKENATGREISTAFKISQAAVSKQLKFLLSHDFIIQKQDTTDRRKFNLSVTEKGRFIVENSETFRKNITRQTASILTTQELENFNYLLAKVLNQIKL from the coding sequence ATGAAAACCATTGAAAAAGAATTTTTTAACACCTTTACTGATTTTCAATGTCTTATTCTTGCTCACATGAACAGAGGTGATATTAATGGAGTTACGGCTACCCATTATAATATTATTGAGTTTCTCATGAGGAAGGAAAATGCAACAGGAAGAGAGATTTCTACGGCATTTAAAATCAGTCAGGCAGCGGTATCAAAGCAATTAAAATTTTTGCTCAGTCATGACTTTATTATCCAGAAACAGGATACAACCGACCGGCGGAAATTCAATCTTTCGGTGACGGAAAAAGGGAGGTTTATCGTAGAAAACTCTGAAACTTTCCGAAAGAATATTACCCGGCAGACAGCCTCTATACTCACTACCCAGGAACTGGAAAATTTTAATTACCTGCTAGCTAAAGTTTTAAATCAAATTAAGCTTTAA
- a CDS encoding peptidase S41, with protein MRQTVLFQWLIIAAFLFSCTNTADDGPPVFPEGSTESVNLWVQDSMRRYYYWADQMPSKPDYHLPAKDFFKSLLSPQDRFSFMVNTQDPSSYPRSIRNMYGFDYTVIQLAGGQVVTVIKLVLKNSPAFNAGLERGMIITKVNGKLITADNAEAITSSMKEQTVIDLKVGSWKNNAVADEKDITVYYGYSLEQPLLAGIFDKNGKKTAYLYVYDFPDGMTSALYQKFAEFKAAGVQELILDLRYNYGGSVSSAAALCSLIPSGISGNSPFIIFKGNKNGGEVRRTFAQQVAYDPKALDFNTLRTNALGLGKVYILTSNSTASAAEIVVNNLKPYMQVIQVGDVTLGKDMAGFIVEDKRKPKKIPWQIHPVIYKVFNANGSGEYSNGITPQTKVNEFIELPLRPLGDPDETLISSALTDVYVKSVNGHSSSHQVKILYQSDMPGAERKAW; from the coding sequence ATGAGACAAACTGTATTATTTCAATGGCTTATTATAGCAGCCTTTCTGTTTTCCTGTACCAATACGGCGGATGACGGCCCGCCCGTCTTTCCGGAAGGAAGTACGGAGTCTGTTAATCTGTGGGTACAGGACAGTATGAGGCGGTATTATTATTGGGCAGATCAGATGCCTTCCAAACCGGATTATCATCTTCCGGCTAAAGATTTTTTCAAAAGTCTGCTGTCTCCTCAGGACCGTTTTTCGTTTATGGTCAATACTCAGGATCCCTCAAGCTATCCGCGCTCTATAAGGAATATGTACGGTTTTGATTATACGGTAATTCAGCTTGCCGGCGGGCAGGTCGTGACTGTGATAAAACTGGTCCTTAAAAATTCACCGGCGTTCAACGCAGGACTGGAAAGAGGAATGATCATTACAAAAGTAAACGGTAAACTAATTACGGCAGACAATGCAGAAGCGATCACTTCATCCATGAAAGAACAGACGGTCATTGATCTTAAAGTCGGATCCTGGAAAAACAATGCTGTTGCCGATGAAAAAGATATTACCGTGTATTATGGCTACTCCTTGGAACAACCTTTATTAGCCGGGATTTTTGATAAAAACGGTAAAAAGACAGCATATCTTTATGTGTATGACTTTCCGGATGGAATGACCTCTGCACTTTATCAGAAATTTGCAGAATTTAAAGCTGCAGGAGTTCAGGAACTGATCCTGGATTTAAGATATAATTACGGAGGTTCTGTATCCTCAGCTGCCGCTCTTTGTTCCTTGATTCCTTCAGGGATATCTGGAAATTCTCCTTTCATTATTTTTAAAGGAAATAAAAATGGCGGCGAAGTCAGAAGAACATTTGCCCAACAGGTTGCCTATGATCCAAAAGCCCTTGATTTTAATACATTGCGGACCAATGCACTGGGCCTGGGTAAAGTCTATATTCTGACGTCAAACAGTACAGCATCGGCGGCAGAAATAGTAGTTAATAATCTGAAACCTTATATGCAGGTCATCCAGGTAGGAGATGTTACCTTAGGAAAAGATATGGCCGGATTTATCGTAGAAGACAAGCGTAAACCGAAAAAAATACCATGGCAGATTCATCCCGTTATCTATAAAGTGTTCAATGCCAATGGATCAGGAGAATACAGTAACGGGATTACTCCACAAACTAAAGTCAATGAGTTTATCGAGTTGCCATTGCGTCCTTTGGGCGATCCGGATGAAACATTAATTTCATCAGCGTTGACTGATGTATATGTAAAATCAGTGAACGGTCATTCCTCCTCACATCAGGTTAAGATTTTATATCAAAGTGATATGCCCGGTGCAGAAAGGAAAGCCTGGTAA
- a CDS encoding sigma-70 family RNA polymerase sigma factor — translation MQEKYNILLTYAYNITGSYEDSQDLVQDVIEKYISLDKSEIRNETNFLIKSTINHAINFKNRHGKKMVYGEWLPEPLSFENAENKLIKEQTARYTLLVLLEKLNARERAVYILKEAFDYSHQEIAETLDISVENSRKLLSRAGQQLQDIEYEPDSVNISVHADILQQYQLALSEGDIPNIEKLLTDAIKLSADGGKRIRVIKAVEVGKSATAQLLAYVQQQFLGKKPHSFHIFNHQPAICFWQDNRIYNCHILDIDANGMIREIYSIVDPEKLKRLQ, via the coding sequence ATGCAGGAAAAATACAACATTCTGCTTACCTATGCCTATAATATTACCGGTTCTTATGAAGATTCGCAGGATCTGGTACAGGATGTAATTGAAAAATATATTTCTTTGGATAAATCCGAGATCAGGAATGAAACTAATTTTCTGATCAAAAGCACCATTAATCATGCGATTAATTTTAAAAACAGACACGGTAAAAAAATGGTGTATGGAGAATGGCTTCCGGAACCTCTTTCTTTTGAAAATGCAGAAAATAAACTGATTAAGGAACAAACTGCACGCTATACCCTTCTTGTTCTTTTAGAAAAGCTGAATGCAAGAGAACGTGCAGTGTATATCTTAAAAGAAGCCTTTGACTATTCTCATCAGGAAATTGCGGAAACCCTGGATATTTCAGTGGAAAATTCCAGGAAACTACTAAGCCGTGCCGGACAGCAATTGCAGGATATTGAATATGAGCCGGACAGCGTCAATATCTCTGTTCATGCGGATATTCTTCAGCAGTATCAACTGGCTTTAAGTGAAGGAGATATTCCCAATATCGAAAAACTGCTTACTGATGCAATAAAGCTGTCTGCAGACGGTGGAAAACGGATACGCGTTATCAAAGCAGTAGAAGTTGGAAAATCAGCTACGGCACAGCTTCTGGCTTATGTACAACAACAGTTTTTGGGTAAAAAACCTCATAGTTTTCATATCTTTAATCATCAGCCTGCCATTTGTTTCTGGCAGGACAACCGAATTTATAACTGTCACATCCTGGATATTGATGCCAACGGCATGATCCGTGAAATTTATTCTATTGTAGATCCTGAAAAATTAAAAAGACTGCAATAA
- a CDS encoding excinuclease ABC subunit UvrA: MENIEITNARQNNLRNVSIKIPKHEIVVFTGVSGSGKSSLVFETIGAEAQRQINETQNSFIRNRLQHYGVPDVDKIENLNVPIIINQKRLGGNARSTVGTAADVSASLRLLFSRMGKPFVGYSNVFSFNNPQGMCPECEGLGFVQALNINTLIDKNKSLLEGAIRFPTFQPGGWRLTRYTLSGYFDNDKKLKDFSIKEWEMLLYAPEHKPKHPHKDWGKTVKYEGIIPRIEKAFLKKDSKENITRKDALNTIVMTKTCPVCEGKRLNEKILSCKIKGKNIADCSSMAIDELLEFINSLDSKMYEVVISELSVKLQNIITIGLQYLTLDRSTNTLSGGESQRIKMVRSLGNSLVDLLYIFDEPSIGLHPKDLQNIISIIKQIRDKGNSVLIVEHDPDLIKMADHIVDMGPGSGKNGGEVVYEGIFEHLKASKGKTGAYFARKPSVKNQFRKPDGVLKIENANLYNLKNVSVNIPTGVMSVITGVAGSGKSTLINRVLPDFYPDLTIIDQSLFAASARSNLLTYLGISDTVRKLFAQSNHVSEKLFSRNSEGACPNCKGLGVERIDLAFMDDIEQPCEVCSGSGFNPDVLNYQYKGKTIAEVMSMTVSEGVLFLKDESVLKNFDLLLQLGLDYLTLGQRLDSFSGGERQRLKLTKELKNTGQIIVLDEPSTGLHPSDTQKLLTFFNHLVEQGNTLIVIEHNLDIIAQADWIIDIGPGAGKYGGKIVFEGTPQDLLKDKKSYTAEFLRKHIH, translated from the coding sequence ATGGAAAATATAGAAATTACCAATGCCAGACAAAATAATCTCAGAAATGTTTCCATAAAAATTCCAAAACATGAAATTGTGGTTTTTACCGGGGTTTCCGGTTCCGGGAAATCATCACTGGTTTTTGAAACCATCGGAGCAGAAGCCCAACGTCAGATTAACGAGACCCAAAACAGCTTTATCAGAAACCGCCTGCAGCATTACGGAGTGCCGGATGTAGATAAAATTGAAAATCTTAACGTTCCGATCATCATCAATCAAAAACGATTGGGAGGAAATGCCAGATCTACAGTGGGAACAGCTGCTGATGTTTCCGCTTCTTTGCGACTTTTATTTTCTAGAATGGGAAAACCTTTTGTTGGATATTCCAATGTTTTTTCATTTAATAATCCCCAGGGAATGTGCCCCGAATGCGAAGGACTCGGATTTGTGCAGGCATTGAACATCAATACCCTGATTGATAAAAACAAATCGTTACTGGAGGGAGCAATCCGTTTTCCGACATTTCAGCCGGGAGGCTGGCGTCTGACCAGGTATACCCTATCCGGTTATTTTGATAATGATAAAAAGCTCAAAGACTTTTCCATTAAAGAATGGGAAATGCTCTTATATGCTCCGGAACACAAGCCTAAACATCCTCATAAAGATTGGGGAAAAACCGTTAAATATGAAGGAATCATCCCCAGAATTGAAAAAGCATTCCTGAAAAAAGATTCCAAAGAAAATATTACAAGAAAAGATGCCCTGAATACTATTGTTATGACCAAAACATGCCCTGTATGCGAAGGTAAACGTCTAAATGAAAAGATATTATCCTGTAAGATCAAAGGTAAAAATATAGCCGATTGTTCTTCGATGGCCATTGATGAATTATTGGAATTTATCAATTCACTGGATTCTAAAATGTATGAGGTTGTAATCAGCGAGCTTTCCGTAAAGTTGCAGAACATTATCACCATCGGACTGCAATACCTTACACTGGACAGAAGTACAAACACCCTTTCAGGAGGTGAATCGCAGCGTATCAAAATGGTACGGAGTCTGGGAAACAGCCTGGTTGATCTCCTGTACATTTTTGATGAACCGAGTATCGGTCTTCATCCCAAAGATCTGCAAAATATCATATCGATTATCAAGCAGATCAGGGATAAAGGGAATTCTGTTTTAATCGTAGAGCATGATCCGGATCTGATCAAAATGGCAGATCATATTGTAGACATGGGACCCGGCTCGGGAAAGAATGGAGGAGAGGTAGTATACGAAGGTATCTTTGAACATTTGAAAGCTTCCAAAGGCAAAACGGGCGCTTATTTTGCCAGAAAGCCCTCTGTAAAAAATCAATTCAGGAAGCCTGACGGAGTATTGAAGATTGAAAATGCTAATTTATACAATCTTAAAAATGTCAGTGTAAACATTCCGACCGGGGTGATGAGCGTCATCACCGGAGTGGCAGGATCCGGAAAAAGTACTTTGATCAATCGTGTGTTGCCGGATTTTTATCCCGATCTCACCATTATAGACCAGTCATTGTTTGCAGCGAGCGCCCGGTCGAATTTGCTTACCTATCTGGGAATATCGGATACTGTACGCAAACTTTTTGCCCAATCCAACCATGTTTCAGAGAAGCTGTTCAGCAGAAACAGTGAAGGCGCATGTCCCAATTGTAAAGGATTGGGGGTTGAAAGAATAGACCTTGCCTTTATGGATGATATTGAGCAGCCTTGTGAAGTCTGTAGCGGGTCAGGTTTTAATCCTGATGTATTAAATTATCAGTATAAAGGAAAAACGATTGCAGAAGTGATGAGCATGACGGTTTCGGAAGGTGTTCTTTTTTTAAAAGATGAATCTGTGCTTAAAAATTTCGATCTTTTACTGCAGTTAGGATTAGATTATCTGACATTAGGACAAAGATTGGACAGTTTTTCAGGAGGTGAAAGACAGCGTCTGAAATTAACGAAGGAACTGAAAAATACCGGTCAGATTATTGTTTTAGACGAACCCAGCACAGGTTTACATCCCAGTGATACACAAAAACTGCTGACTTTTTTTAATCATCTTGTAGAACAGGGTAATACATTAATCGTGATTGAACACAATCTGGATATCATCGCACAAGCCGACTGGATCATCGATATTGGCCCTGGTGCAGGAAAATATGGAGGGAAAATTGTATTTGAAGGAACTCCGCAAGATCTTTTGAAAGACAAAAAGTCATATACTGCAGAGTTCCTAAGAAAGCATATTCACTAG
- a CDS encoding NAD(P)H-dependent oxidoreductase: MKRLLRIDSSLRTEQSYSRRLGDYFIQHWKIKHPDGSIIERDVTRQPIPHITQQTVNAFFSENPDTESICLSDELIDELYQCDDILITCPMYNYGIPSSLKAYFDSVIRTKKTFTGNISLKGLLNNKRAYIISSMGGMTPETRNPLENHLTQLLNHMGITDISYFPLNGTVTDEIRNTEKIVLQQSEILKQLN, encoded by the coding sequence ATGAAAAGACTTCTAAGAATCGACAGCAGTTTAAGAACAGAGCAATCTTATTCACGAAGATTAGGTGATTATTTTATTCAGCATTGGAAAATAAAACATCCTGATGGTAGTATTATTGAAAGAGATGTAACCCGGCAGCCTATTCCTCATATCACCCAACAGACGGTAAATGCCTTCTTCAGCGAAAATCCCGATACGGAAAGTATTTGTTTATCCGACGAACTCATTGATGAGTTATATCAATGTGATGATATTCTGATTACCTGTCCTATGTACAACTATGGCATTCCTTCTTCATTAAAAGCGTATTTTGACAGCGTTATCAGAACAAAAAAAACCTTTACAGGAAATATTTCTCTTAAAGGTTTACTCAATAACAAAAGAGCCTATATCATCTCTTCAATGGGTGGGATGACTCCCGAAACACGAAATCCGTTGGAAAATCATCTTACCCAATTATTAAACCACATGGGAATTACTGATATCAGCTACTTCCCATTGAATGGTACGGTGACAGATGAAATCAGAAATACAGAAAAGATCGTTTTACAACAATCCGAAATTTTAAAACAACTCAATTGA
- a CDS encoding TetR/AcrR family transcriptional regulator — MPKPRERILQTSMTLFHQQGYNSTGINQIIEEADVSKASFYQHFKSKDDLCIEFFNRRFDYWVSELESFTSDAKTTEEKFLRSFDFLIYMNQKEDFRGCSFLNIMSEIPVDKKEIHTLIRTHKSKLRASFDEDLKDDILAAHIYLLFESCILTSQLYRSNELIEKSKLIVKNLLKTSSSH; from the coding sequence ATGCCTAAACCCCGCGAAAGAATTCTACAGACATCGATGACATTGTTTCATCAACAGGGCTATAACAGCACCGGTATCAATCAGATTATAGAGGAAGCTGATGTTTCTAAGGCCAGCTTTTATCAGCATTTTAAGTCAAAAGACGATCTCTGCATCGAGTTTTTCAACAGAAGATTTGATTACTGGGTTTCCGAGCTTGAAAGTTTTACCTCTGACGCAAAGACCACTGAAGAGAAATTCTTAAGATCATTTGACTTTCTGATATATATGAATCAAAAAGAGGATTTCAGAGGCTGCAGTTTTTTGAATATTATGTCCGAAATACCGGTTGATAAAAAAGAAATCCATACCCTGATCCGCACTCATAAAAGTAAACTGAGAGCATCTTTCGATGAAGATCTTAAGGATGACATTCTTGCTGCACATATTTATTTACTTTTTGAAAGCTGCATCCTTACAAGCCAGCTATACAGATCCAATGAACTGATTGAAAAATCCAAGCTCATCGTAAAAAACCTCCTGAAAACGTCATCTTCGCACTAA
- a CDS encoding nuclear transport factor 2 family protein — MKHIIQQVFSSILENPVFDLSLIKKYFSKDYVQFVDHKQLNYEEFILHIQKLKEKVTEQKIDILNYAENGNIIFTHHIAKSALKDGSIVRHKVLAEFTIQDDKIVRCDELTLLLEGSPTEKNLGSEI; from the coding sequence ATGAAACATATTATCCAGCAGGTTTTCAGCAGTATTTTAGAAAATCCTGTATTTGATTTATCATTAATTAAAAAATATTTCTCAAAAGATTACGTACAGTTTGTAGATCACAAACAACTCAATTACGAAGAGTTTATTCTGCACATTCAGAAATTGAAAGAGAAAGTAACTGAACAAAAGATCGATATCCTTAATTATGCTGAAAACGGAAATATTATTTTTACGCATCATATCGCAAAGTCGGCCCTGAAAGATGGCAGCATTGTGAGACATAAAGTATTGGCAGAATTCACCATTCAGGATGATAAAATTGTTCGATGTGACGAATTGACTTTATTGCTGGAGGGTTCCCCTACTGAAAAAAATCTGGGATCTGAAATCTGA
- a CDS encoding nuclear transport factor 2 family protein, with protein MEQIKYTIEQFIKGGDHSDTTLLEKILHKDYQNIQDGFFDQPGIFIIPKQEYINLVRDKIFGGKPRQITYHFVEQKNNIAYAKVSLESSALRFSSLITCVYEDGKWLVITNIPSIETK; from the coding sequence ATGGAACAGATTAAATACACCATTGAGCAATTCATTAAAGGTGGAGATCATAGTGACACCACACTATTAGAAAAAATTCTCCACAAAGATTATCAGAATATTCAGGACGGATTTTTTGATCAACCGGGAATTTTCATCATTCCTAAGCAGGAATACATCAACCTCGTCCGGGATAAAATATTTGGCGGAAAGCCTCGTCAGATCACCTATCATTTTGTGGAACAGAAAAACAATATCGCTTATGCTAAGGTTTCTCTTGAAAGTTCAGCATTGCGGTTTTCTTCACTCATCACCTGTGTTTATGAAGATGGCAAATGGCTGGTTATTACTAACATACCTTCTATAGAAACTAAATAA
- a CDS encoding cupin-like domain-containing protein, with protein sequence MGILLKPIDVVDDISQEDFREKYLKPCKPVVIKNMARKWPAYQKWTMDYMKEVVGDVEVPLYDSSKADPAAPINTPTTKMPFADYLDLIQREPTDLRIFFFDPIKFAPKLLDDYIPPKNLMGGFLDKYPSMFFGGKGSVTFLHYDIDMPHIFHTHFNGRKHVLLFEYKWKTRLYKLPYATYALEDYDIANPDFEKFPALDGIEGIECFLEHGDTLFMPTGWWHWMKYLDGSFSISLRAWDKSWAVKAHSLWNLAIQRNFDNFMKGRYKKRYMDWKERKAIEKAHDALKKGLPK encoded by the coding sequence ATGGGAATACTCCTCAAACCTATCGATGTTGTAGATGACATTTCACAAGAAGACTTCCGTGAAAAATATCTAAAACCATGTAAGCCAGTGGTTATCAAGAATATGGCTAGAAAATGGCCTGCCTATCAAAAATGGACGATGGATTACATGAAAGAGGTCGTGGGTGATGTTGAAGTTCCCTTATATGACAGTTCTAAAGCTGATCCTGCAGCGCCTATCAATACTCCGACAACGAAGATGCCTTTTGCAGATTATCTTGATCTGATTCAGCGGGAACCTACCGATCTTAGAATTTTCTTTTTTGATCCTATTAAATTTGCTCCCAAATTACTGGACGATTATATTCCGCCCAAGAATCTGATGGGAGGATTTCTTGACAAATATCCGAGTATGTTTTTCGGAGGCAAAGGTTCTGTAACCTTCCTTCATTACGATATTGATATGCCCCACATTTTCCATACGCATTTCAACGGCAGAAAACATGTTCTTCTTTTTGAATACAAGTGGAAAACACGTCTCTACAAACTTCCCTATGCAACCTATGCATTAGAAGATTATGATATTGCCAACCCTGATTTTGAAAAATTTCCTGCATTGGACGGCATTGAAGGTATTGAATGTTTCCTGGAACATGGAGATACCCTGTTTATGCCTACCGGATGGTGGCACTGGATGAAATATCTTGATGGGTCGTTCTCTATTTCTTTACGTGCCTGGGATAAAAGCTGGGCTGTAAAAGCACATTCCCTTTGGAATCTGGCCATTCAACGTAATTTTGACAATTTCATGAAAGGTCGTTACAAAAAAAGGTATATGGACTGGAAGGAAAGGAAAGCTATTGAAAAGGCACATGATGCTCTAAAAAAAGGGTTACCTAAATAA